Genomic window (Shewanella psychropiezotolerans):
AAGTGAATGCCGATTGCACCGAGTTGACCTATTTCAGTCGTCACAACATAGGCATGGCGGTGGACTCTAAAGTGGGTCTACTGGTGCCTAATGTTAAAGACGTGCAGGATAAGTCGATATTAGAGATTGCCTCGGAGATCACTCGTTTGACTAAGGCTGCCCGTAGTGGTCGTGTTAGCCCTGGCGATCTTAAACAGGGCACAGTGTCAATTTCCAATATAGGCGCACTGGGTGGCACGGTGGCAACACCTATCATCAATAAGCCCGAAGTCGCCATTGTTGCCTTGGGTAAGATGCAGGTATTACCGAGATTTAACGCTGCAGGTGAAGTTGAAGCACGTAAAATCATGCAGATCAGCTGGTCAGGGGATCATAGAGTCATAGATGGCGGCACTATAGCCAGATTCTGTAATCTGTGGAAATTGTACCTGGAGCACCCACAAGAGATGCTATTGGCTATGCAGTAGCTCATAATTGGCATCTTGTACAATAAGAAGGGCGCATTCGCGCTCTTTTTTATGGCTTATAATTCATTTTTAGTTAATTTTTCAATCATATTTACGTATAATCCCGCTAATAAGAATTCCTCCTTGGTTTTAAGATGAGTCAGTCAGCCCCAGAAATTGAAGATATTCAATATATTTTTCCACCTAAGCCACTTCCATTAACCGAACTCGAAAAGGCGCGTTACAAGTCGCGTATCAAGCAGTTATTAATCGAAAAAGATGCCGTGCTCGTGGCTCATTATTATACCGACCCTGAGATCCAGGCCTTGGCTGAAGAAACCGGTGGCTGCGTCTCTGATTCATTGGAGATGGCCAGGTTTGGTCGAGACCACCCGGCTAAGACTTTGATCGTCGCGGGGGTTAAATTTATGGGAGAGACGTCAAAAATACTCAGCCCAGAAAAGACAGTATTAATGCCGACCTTAGAGGCCACCTGCTCGCTGGATATAGGGTGTCCTATCGATGCCTTCAGCAAGTTCTGTGATGCTAACCCGGATCACACCGTTGTGGTTTATGCCAATACATCGGCCGCTGTCAAAGCTCGCGCCGATTGGGTCGTCACGTCAAGCATTGCCCTGGAAATAGTCGATCACCTCGATAGCCAAGGTAAGAAAATAATCTGGGGGCCGGATCGTCATCTGGGTGGTTACATTGCCAAACAGACCGGCGCAGAGATGTTGATGTGGCAAGGCGACTGTATCGTTCATGATGAATTCAAGGCTAAGGCGCTGCGGGAGCTCAAGCTGCTGCATCCAACAGCAGCAATATTGGTTCATCCTGAATCACCGGCCAGTGTCGTCGAGTTGGCCGATGCCGTGGGCTCGACCAGTCAGCTCATTAAGGCTGCGCAGCAGATGGATAACGATAAATTCATTGTGGCGACCGATAGGGGCATCTTCTATAAGATGCAACAGGCAGCCCCTGACAAAATCCTTATTGAAGCGCCGACAGGTGGCGACGGTGCTACCTGTAAGAGCTGCGCCCATTGTCCTTGGATGGCCATGAATGGCCTACAGGCGATTGAAGCATCATTGATAGCAACGGAAACCAGCAAGCATGAAATCTTTGTCGATGATGAGTTACGTCAAGGCGCATTAATCTCACTGGATAGAATGCTAAATTTTGCTGCCGAATTAAACATGAAAGTGAAAGGGAATGCCTGATACGGAATGTTACATTAACTGAAGAAAACAGTTAAATTTCATGCAGGTAGCAATTAAATTTGATCTATATTAATAAGTCCTCAATTAGAGGGCTTTTTTGTGGTATTTTTTAAAGTCTTGCTGGGGCATTTGCACTAAACTCTCGTCATAATCCCTACAAACTCTTGATCAAGGAGATCATTTATGAATATTCGATGGATCGAAAACCTTACCATAAAAAATAAACTGCTCATTGTTATTTTGCCTCCCATCTTGGGGTGCTTATTTTTTGGCTTATTCATCGTCTATAACCAATTACAGTTAAGCCAAAGCCTCTCTAAGGTGCAGGTGCTCAGTGAGCTGGCCAAGGTGAATAGCTCCCTAGTGCATGAATTACAAAAAGAGCGCGGCATGAGTGCCGGATTTCTGAGTGCAAGCGGTCAGGCGTTTGCGGCTAAACTGCCAAAGCAGAGAAAGGCCACAGATAGACAGATCAACGCATACCAAGTTTTTATTGCCGATAACCGTTTACCCGATAGCTTTAGCCGTCAATTAACCAGTGTGAACAGGGCGCTGGCAAGCTTGCATGGGATGAGAAATAGCGTTAATAACTTATCGATTTCAGTCCCTGAAGAAGTGCAGTTTTACACCAGACTCAATATGGCCTTACTCAGCATTGTCGATCAAACAGCCCATGAGGGTGGGAGTCAGGCCATCGCCATTCAGGCCGCGTCTTTTAGTGCTTATTTGCAGATGAAGGAGCGCGCTGGACTCGAGCGTGCCGTCCTTAGCTCCATGTTTGGTAAAGAGGAAGTCGATCCACAGAGTTTCATTAAGTTTATCACTTTGATTTCAGAACAAAATAGCTATCAAGAACGGTTTTTGGCATTAGCAGATGATGGGATTAATCAAGATTATCGGCGCCTGCAAGATTCCAAGGCCGTCAGTGACGTTAATACACTGAGACAAGTCGCGCTAAGCCAAGATTTAGCGGCCATTGCAGCACAAAGCAAGGAGCAGTGGTTTACTCAAGCAACCGCGCGTATCGAACTGCTCAGTCAGTTTGAGCAATCACTGGCCAATGGCTTAATGGGCCAAACTCAAAAGCAATTATCCGCATCTAATGCCCTGATGTATAGCATCATCACTCTGATGTTAGTGTCTGGCGTTTTAGTGTGCGGCATATCAGTCATACTGGGCAAGTATCTGCATCAGAATTTGCGCAACATGCACTCAATTGTCACTCAAGCCCAAGCCAGTTTCGATCTCAGTCTACGAGTCAAGGCCGACACCAGTGATGAACTGGGTCAACTGGGTAAGGCATTCAACCAGATGATGATGGATTTTGAGCATGTCATCTTAAGAGTCAGAGACAATACCGCGAGCCTGTTAACGGCATCTCAGAAGATGGACACGTGCGCCACCTCAATGCAGCGAGATGTTGCCATTGGCCATAGCGAATCGGAGCAGGTGGCCTCTGCGATGACAGAGATGAGTGCCACGGTACAAGAGATTGCCCAGAATGCAGTGAGTGCATCGGAAGC
Coding sequences:
- a CDS encoding methyl-accepting chemotaxis protein, which produces MNIRWIENLTIKNKLLIVILPPILGCLFFGLFIVYNQLQLSQSLSKVQVLSELAKVNSSLVHELQKERGMSAGFLSASGQAFAAKLPKQRKATDRQINAYQVFIADNRLPDSFSRQLTSVNRALASLHGMRNSVNNLSISVPEEVQFYTRLNMALLSIVDQTAHEGGSQAIAIQAASFSAYLQMKERAGLERAVLSSMFGKEEVDPQSFIKFITLISEQNSYQERFLALADDGINQDYRRLQDSKAVSDVNTLRQVALSQDLAAIAAQSKEQWFTQATARIELLSQFEQSLANGLMGQTQKQLSASNALMYSIITLMLVSGVLVCGISVILGKYLHQNLRNMHSIVTQAQASFDLSLRVKADTSDELGQLGKAFNQMMMDFEHVILRVRDNTASLLTASQKMDTCATSMQRDVAIGHSESEQVASAMTEMSATVQEIAQNAVSASEASAAANIDAKEGRLEVSKTGTSIKLLAVEIDAASNAINHLDNDIQSIVSVLAVISSIAEQTNLLALNAAIEAARAGEMGRGFAVVADEVRSLAQRAQASTEDIRTMTERLESGAKLAVNAMEKGKAQAELSVTESRKAGEELDRIVTEVGIIDSMNEQIAAATHEQSTVSEEVNRNALKISDTYRNTQAVADELSQLNETLLEDANKMAQEVSKFKLS
- the nadA gene encoding quinolinate synthase NadA: MSQSAPEIEDIQYIFPPKPLPLTELEKARYKSRIKQLLIEKDAVLVAHYYTDPEIQALAEETGGCVSDSLEMARFGRDHPAKTLIVAGVKFMGETSKILSPEKTVLMPTLEATCSLDIGCPIDAFSKFCDANPDHTVVVYANTSAAVKARADWVVTSSIALEIVDHLDSQGKKIIWGPDRHLGGYIAKQTGAEMLMWQGDCIVHDEFKAKALRELKLLHPTAAILVHPESPASVVELADAVGSTSQLIKAAQQMDNDKFIVATDRGIFYKMQQAAPDKILIEAPTGGDGATCKSCAHCPWMAMNGLQAIEASLIATETSKHEIFVDDELRQGALISLDRMLNFAAELNMKVKGNA